In Oscillatoria sp. FACHB-1406, the DNA window TGCAGCCGCCGACTACTTTGTAACCAGTATTAAGACGGTTTCTGCCGATTTTAGCGCGATTTTAGCATTAGTGGCGGCAATCGTGCGATCGCCGACGCTGCCCGAACGCGAAGTCGAACTCGAACAAAAACTCACGCTGCAAAGCATCCGCTCCCAACAAGAGCAACCCTTCAACATCGCTTATCATCAACTGCGAGAAGCGATGTATGCCGAGCATCCTTACGGCATTTCGAGTCTGGGAACCGAAGCGACCGTTGCTCAAATTGCGCGGGATGATTTAGCAGAGTACCATCAAACCTATTTTCGCCCCGATAACTTGATTATTTCACTGTCCGGACGCATTGCGCCCGAAGAGGCAGTGGAATTAATCGATCGCGTTTTTGGCGACTGGAAAGCCCCGGAAACGGCTCTTCCCCCCCTCAAACTTCCTTCTTTAACCCCCAATCCGAGCCGACATCTCAAACCCCAAGCGACCCAACAAGCGATTGTCGTTCTCGGTTATTTAACGGCTGCGATCGCTAGCGACGATTATATCCCGCTCAAACTCCTCAGTACCTACCTCGGAAATGGTTTATCCAGCCGTCTTTTTGTGGAACTGCGCGAAAAACGGGGACTCGCTTACGATGTTTCAGCTTTCTATCCCACGCGTTTGGATGCGTCGCAGTTTGTCGCTTATATCGGAACTGCACCCAATAATAGCGCGATCGCGCTGCAAGGGTTGCACGCCGAAATCGAACGCCTCTGTCACGCGCCTCTCAGTCTCGAGGAACTGCAA includes these proteins:
- a CDS encoding pitrilysin family protein, coding for MQKLSSRLRHSFVHRTVLDNGITLITVENNVADIIAARLFFKAGSCREPRSKAGLAHLLASTMTKGIPGLSATEIAEKIESIGASVGTDAAADYFVTSIKTVSADFSAILALVAAIVRSPTLPEREVELEQKLTLQSIRSQQEQPFNIAYHQLREAMYAEHPYGISSLGTEATVAQIARDDLAEYHQTYFRPDNLIISLSGRIAPEEAVELIDRVFGDWKAPETALPPLKLPSLTPNPSRHLKPQATQQAIVVLGYLTAAIASDDYIPLKLLSTYLGNGLSSRLFVELREKRGLAYDVSAFYPTRLDASQFVAYIGTAPNNSAIALQGLHAEIERLCHAPLSLEELQASKNKLLGQYALGKQTNAEIAQSYGWYETLGVGIEFDETFQEGVREVTPEIAQEVACRYFSPAPYISLVGPEEAIAQATL